One window of the Dehalococcoidia bacterium genome contains the following:
- a CDS encoding zinc-binding dehydrogenase, translated as MTVAELWFVGPRQAEVRRRDRVFPQDNQVLVRALRSAVSAGTELLVYRGELPDTLLADERIAALQVAPRFPLQYGYAFVGRVIAAGPLADPRLVGRRVFAFAPHAAEALVAEGDLLPIPDEVATDDAALYPSLETAATLVLDARPLLGEKAVVIGQGVVGLLVTALLARFPLGDLLVIDPIEARRARALALGAHWAGSPADLEAALARLGSTKADLAIELSGRPEALDLALAAVGFAGRIIVGSWYGTKRAPIDLGGRFHRDRITIVSSQVSTLAPALAGRWDRARRTAVTWQLIREIRPSSLITDRVPIEDAPSLYRRLDAGDPTILQALITYGADD; from the coding sequence ATGACAGTCGCTGAACTGTGGTTCGTCGGACCGCGGCAGGCTGAGGTTCGCCGTCGCGACCGCGTCTTCCCTCAGGATAACCAGGTGCTTGTCCGGGCGCTCCGGTCGGCGGTCAGCGCCGGCACGGAATTGCTGGTCTATCGCGGTGAGCTGCCCGACACGCTGCTGGCCGACGAGCGGATTGCGGCCCTGCAGGTTGCGCCCCGCTTTCCGTTGCAGTACGGCTATGCCTTCGTCGGCCGCGTCATTGCAGCGGGCCCGCTCGCCGACCCGCGCCTTGTCGGCCGCCGCGTTTTTGCCTTCGCCCCCCACGCCGCAGAGGCGCTTGTCGCTGAAGGAGACCTCCTGCCTATTCCGGACGAGGTCGCCACCGACGACGCCGCGCTCTACCCCTCGCTCGAGACAGCGGCGACACTCGTCCTCGATGCGCGGCCGCTGCTGGGAGAGAAGGCGGTTGTCATCGGCCAAGGCGTCGTCGGCTTGCTGGTGACAGCCCTCTTGGCCCGCTTTCCGCTCGGCGACCTCCTCGTCATCGACCCGATCGAAGCGCGGCGGGCGCGCGCGCTTGCGCTCGGAGCGCATTGGGCGGGGAGCCCCGCGGATCTCGAGGCGGCCCTTGCCCGTCTCGGTTCGACGAAGGCTGACCTCGCCATCGAGCTGAGCGGTCGGCCGGAGGCACTCGACCTTGCGCTCGCGGCTGTCGGTTTTGCCGGGCGCATCATCGTCGGGTCGTGGTACGGGACGAAGCGCGCGCCGATCGACCTCGGCGGGCGCTTCCATCGCGACCGGATCACCATCGTCTCCAGCCAAGTGAGCACCCTCGCCCCGGCGCTCGCCGGCCGGTGGGACCGCGCTCGCCGCACCGCCGTCACGTGGCAGCTGATCCGCGAGATCCGCCCCTCCTCCCTTATCACCGACCGAGTGCCGATCGAGGACGCTCCTTCGCTCTACCGCCGCCTCGATGCCGGCGACCCGACTATCCTGCAGGCGCTTATCACCTACGGAGCGGACGACTAA
- a CDS encoding flippase-like domain-containing protein, which yields MTTRPQGMEPETLPSLSALSASPATEGSAEPSGDPSLWRRVLNLRTLVSFLIAGAILWFLFTRLNLNVGEIWAQIRQANPAYFVLALVVYYLGFPLRAVRWRMLLENVEASDAKAARAVTHPRIPRLSEILLLGWFANCLVPAKIGDFYRAYLLKDACGVSFARTTGTLVAERAIDLVVLFTLLLFSAIGVIQGMSAERALVTEHILLVGFVLVVLLLGALITLRLVGQRTERLLPKRLAGLWYRFRLGVLGSFRVRQVPLIAALTITIWLTEAGRLFFVTQSLGIPLGLAVIIFVALANSLLTAVPATPGGLGVVEAGVITLFALIGVADDTAAAITLLDRTISYWSLIAVGFVVYLLAFRHRR from the coding sequence ATGACAACCCGTCCCCAAGGAATGGAGCCGGAGACGCTGCCCTCCCTCTCGGCGCTGAGCGCCTCGCCGGCAACAGAAGGGAGCGCCGAGCCGAGCGGAGACCCCTCGCTCTGGCGGCGCGTCCTTAATCTGCGCACCTTGGTCTCGTTCCTCATCGCCGGAGCGATCCTCTGGTTTCTCTTCACCCGCCTCAACCTCAATGTCGGCGAGATTTGGGCCCAGATCCGGCAGGCGAATCCGGCGTACTTTGTTCTTGCGCTGGTCGTCTACTACCTCGGCTTCCCGCTCCGTGCGGTGCGGTGGCGGATGCTCCTCGAAAATGTGGAAGCAAGCGACGCCAAGGCGGCACGCGCCGTCACCCACCCGCGCATTCCGCGCTTGAGCGAGATTTTGCTCCTTGGCTGGTTCGCCAACTGCCTCGTTCCGGCCAAGATCGGCGATTTTTACCGCGCCTATCTCCTCAAGGACGCCTGCGGGGTCAGCTTCGCTCGAACGACCGGGACCTTGGTGGCGGAGCGCGCGATCGATTTGGTGGTGCTCTTCACGCTGCTGCTCTTCTCCGCAATCGGCGTCATTCAGGGGATGTCGGCGGAGCGCGCGCTCGTGACGGAGCACATTCTGCTGGTCGGGTTTGTGCTGGTTGTCCTGCTCCTCGGCGCGCTGATCACGCTCCGTCTCGTCGGCCAGCGCACCGAGCGGCTGCTGCCGAAGCGGCTTGCTGGGCTGTGGTACCGCTTTCGTCTCGGCGTCCTCGGCAGCTTCCGGGTTCGGCAAGTGCCGCTCATCGCCGCGCTCACCATCACCATCTGGCTGACAGAAGCGGGCCGGCTGTTCTTTGTCACCCAATCGCTCGGCATTCCCCTCGGTCTCGCTGTCATCATTTTCGTGGCGCTTGCGAACTCGCTGCTGACGGCCGTTCCCGCAACCCCGGGCGGGCTCGGGGTCGTCGAGGCTGGCGTGATTACGCTGTTTGCGCTGATCGGCGTGGCCGATGACACGGCCGCTGCCATCACGCTGCTGGACCGAACGATTTCCTACTGGAGCCTTATCGCGGTCGGGTTCGTTGTCTACCTCTTGGCGTTCCGCCATCGCCGCTAG
- a CDS encoding glycosyltransferase family 4 protein, with protein sequence MIVAIDYTPALRQRAGIGRFVRELVAAVLRARAEIEIRLVVSRDSPGATPPAIPVVRLPFSEKLSLFLWNVLGLPLPIERFTGPIDVFHGTNFLLPALRRAKGVVTVHDLTFLIHPEFADARNVRFLRRAVPHSIRRAAAICADSSATKEDLQRLLGLPGGRITVVRGGVDQRFRPAAPEELVRLRGRYPVERPYLFALGTREPRKNLAGLLDAFRIVRDRGIEVRLLIAGPAGWREEAFAAHLDASPYAGEVLALGFVPDDDLPALLTGCACFVYPSFYEGFGLPVAEALACGAPVVCSNTSSLPEVAGAAALLVPPGDPQAIADAICAVLRDQALAERLRAAGPPQAAQFDWELSARAQIAVYRQAAG encoded by the coding sequence ATGATCGTTGCGATCGACTACACCCCGGCGCTCCGCCAGCGCGCGGGGATCGGCCGCTTCGTTCGCGAACTCGTCGCTGCGGTACTCCGCGCGAGAGCAGAGATTGAGATCCGGCTGGTGGTCTCGCGCGATAGTCCCGGCGCGACGCCGCCGGCCATTCCCGTCGTTCGGCTTCCCTTCTCCGAGAAACTCAGTCTTTTCCTCTGGAACGTGCTCGGTCTTCCCCTGCCGATCGAGCGCTTCACCGGGCCGATCGACGTCTTTCATGGAACGAACTTTCTGCTCCCCGCGCTCCGCCGCGCTAAAGGGGTGGTAACGGTCCATGACCTGACGTTCCTGATCCACCCGGAGTTTGCCGATGCCCGCAACGTCCGCTTTCTGCGCCGCGCCGTGCCGCACAGCATCCGGCGGGCGGCAGCAATTTGCGCGGACTCGTCGGCGACGAAGGAGGACCTCCAGCGGCTGCTCGGGCTTCCCGGCGGCCGGATCACGGTCGTGCGGGGCGGGGTGGACCAGCGCTTTCGTCCCGCTGCCCCTGAGGAGCTTGTTCGTCTCCGCGGGCGGTATCCGGTCGAGCGGCCGTACCTGTTCGCCCTTGGCACCCGCGAGCCGCGCAAAAATCTCGCCGGCCTGCTCGACGCGTTCCGGATCGTCCGCGACCGCGGGATCGAGGTGCGGCTGCTCATTGCCGGCCCTGCAGGGTGGCGGGAGGAAGCCTTCGCCGCCCATCTTGACGCCTCGCCCTATGCGGGCGAGGTCCTCGCGCTCGGCTTTGTGCCGGACGACGACCTGCCGGCGCTTCTCACTGGGTGCGCCTGCTTCGTCTACCCCAGCTTCTACGAAGGGTTTGGACTTCCGGTCGCAGAAGCGCTCGCCTGCGGCGCGCCGGTCGTTTGTTCCAACACGAGCTCGCTTCCCGAGGTGGCTGGCGCGGCGGCGCTCCTTGTGCCGCCGGGGGACCCCCAAGCGATTGCAGATGCGATCTGCGCCGTCCTTCGCGATCAGGCGCTCGCTGAGCGCCTGCGCGCTGCCGGTCCTCCCCAAGCGGCGCAGTTCGACTGGGAGCTGTCGGCGCGCGCCCAGATCGCGGTCTATCGGCAGGCCGCAGGATGA
- a CDS encoding O-antigen ligase family protein, translating to MTSTVRSARPPRAPWLRALLDELSDLLTPPWERGLLSPRAALAVGGAALLLAFLIATQPLRYVAGGLAAGVFFVLALVRPEVGLGLILFSIPFGALAEVVVGGIALTVTQPLIALVVLAWVLRVAAARRADFRWSPMIIPFVIYLLLFAQSVALAEGLLLAVKEYAKFVEAFLLLIVTVNVVRTQRQVIFLVSCLIAAGALAATQGWYQFFLRRGPEGFLVAERFIRAHGEFGQPNPYAGFLNLGLPIIFAILLVAVTQQRERAAAAGRGGTIVLGLPLLFAAGAGVLMTGAEAMSFSRAGWLALAAAVVAILATRSRRTFLLLLGGVTAGLVIWLFGALDLLPPVVLERLRPIADTFSVFDISEVELTAENWSVVERMATWQAAADMFATNIWYGIGPGNFQRLWPEFGALEWVLRGTNPPHAHNYYLNALAESGIVGLTAYLLLIVSAFAYTTVRIRGAQRRGAWAGHPYAHPLALALGMLGVLIAISVHHLFDSVFVRGMTAQVGLMLGLVEAGWQVSSGTQGEGA from the coding sequence GTGACCTCGACCGTCCGCTCTGCTCGGCCGCCGCGCGCTCCGTGGCTGCGCGCGCTTCTCGATGAACTGAGCGACCTTCTTACTCCGCCGTGGGAGCGCGGCCTGCTCTCCCCGCGGGCGGCGCTTGCGGTGGGAGGCGCCGCTCTGCTCCTCGCTTTCCTGATTGCGACCCAGCCCCTCCGCTATGTGGCCGGTGGCCTCGCGGCGGGCGTCTTTTTCGTGCTCGCGCTCGTCCGGCCCGAGGTCGGGCTTGGGCTGATCCTGTTCAGCATTCCCTTCGGAGCGCTTGCTGAGGTTGTGGTGGGCGGCATCGCGCTGACGGTGACCCAGCCTCTTATCGCGCTCGTCGTGCTGGCGTGGGTGCTTCGCGTCGCCGCTGCCCGCCGCGCCGACTTCCGCTGGTCGCCGATGATCATCCCCTTTGTGATCTACCTCCTCCTCTTCGCCCAGTCGGTTGCGCTGGCGGAAGGGCTGTTGCTGGCGGTGAAGGAGTATGCGAAGTTTGTGGAAGCGTTTCTGCTGCTGATCGTGACGGTCAATGTCGTGCGCACCCAGCGGCAGGTGATCTTTCTCGTCAGCTGCCTGATCGCGGCAGGGGCGCTCGCGGCGACTCAGGGGTGGTATCAGTTTTTCCTCCGTCGCGGGCCAGAAGGCTTTCTCGTTGCGGAGCGGTTCATCCGCGCTCATGGCGAGTTCGGCCAGCCGAACCCCTATGCCGGCTTCCTAAACCTCGGGCTGCCGATCATCTTCGCCATTCTGCTGGTTGCGGTAACCCAGCAGCGGGAGCGCGCCGCTGCTGCGGGTAGGGGCGGCACGATCGTGCTCGGCCTCCCGCTGCTCTTCGCAGCCGGAGCGGGGGTCCTCATGACCGGCGCTGAGGCGATGTCGTTTTCGCGCGCGGGCTGGCTCGCGCTCGCTGCTGCCGTGGTAGCGATCCTCGCGACCCGGAGCCGCCGGACGTTTCTGCTGCTACTCGGAGGCGTGACGGCAGGGCTCGTCATCTGGCTGTTCGGGGCGCTCGATCTCCTGCCTCCTGTCGTCCTCGAGCGGCTGCGACCGATCGCAGACACCTTCAGTGTCTTCGACATCTCAGAAGTCGAACTGACCGCCGAAAACTGGTCGGTCGTGGAGCGGATGGCAACGTGGCAAGCGGCGGCGGACATGTTCGCCACGAACATCTGGTATGGCATCGGGCCGGGCAACTTTCAACGGCTGTGGCCGGAGTTTGGAGCGCTTGAGTGGGTGCTGCGCGGAACAAATCCGCCGCATGCGCACAATTACTACCTGAACGCCCTGGCTGAGAGTGGGATCGTCGGGTTGACCGCCTATCTTCTCCTGATAGTGTCCGCATTCGCCTATACTACGGTCCGCATTCGCGGCGCGCAGCGCCGTGGCGCCTGGGCCGGTCACCCGTACGCTCATCCGCTCGCCTTGGCGCTCGGGATGCTCGGGGTGCTGATCGCGATTTCGGTGCATCATCTCTTCGATAGCGTGTTTGTCCGCGGGATGACCGCGCAAGTTGGCCTGATGCTCGGGCTGGTCGAGGCGGGATGGCAGGTGAGCAGCGGCACCCAGGGCGAGGGAGCATGA
- a CDS encoding SDR family oxidoreductase, translated as MRIVISGGAGFIGSHLADLCLARGHSVVVIDNLITGRRANIEHLLGRPDFQFLERDVNDEHPDIEGDLYLHLASPASPVGYSRYPIETMLTNSLGTQRLLDLARRDGARFLFASTSEAYGDPLVHPQPETYWGNVNPVGPRACYDESKRYGEALTITYVRQYQLDARIVRIFNTYGPRNDPNDGRIVPNFITQALRGEPITVYGSGLQTRSFCYVTDLVDGIWRAATLPGLAGEVINLGNPLEYAVIDLARLIKELAASPSAIVHLPAREEEIARRRPDITKAGRLLGWTPRVGIEDGLRQTIEWFRLELGLLASRDRVVEPA; from the coding sequence ATGCGGATCGTGATCAGCGGCGGGGCGGGCTTTATTGGGTCGCACCTCGCCGACCTGTGCCTAGCGCGCGGTCACTCGGTCGTGGTCATCGACAATCTCATCACCGGACGGCGCGCGAATATCGAGCACTTGCTCGGGCGGCCGGACTTCCAGTTCCTCGAACGCGATGTCAACGACGAGCATCCTGACATCGAGGGCGATCTCTATCTCCACCTCGCGAGCCCGGCAAGCCCGGTGGGCTACAGCCGCTACCCGATCGAGACGATGCTGACCAACTCGCTCGGCACCCAGCGTCTTCTCGACCTCGCCCGCCGTGATGGCGCCCGGTTCCTGTTCGCCTCGACCTCCGAAGCGTATGGCGACCCGCTCGTTCATCCGCAACCAGAAACGTACTGGGGGAATGTCAATCCGGTGGGACCGCGCGCCTGTTATGACGAGTCGAAGCGGTACGGTGAGGCGCTGACGATCACCTATGTCCGACAGTATCAGCTCGATGCGCGCATTGTTCGGATTTTCAATACCTACGGGCCGCGCAATGACCCGAACGATGGCCGGATTGTGCCGAATTTCATCACCCAAGCGCTGCGCGGGGAGCCGATCACGGTCTACGGCTCCGGCCTGCAGACGCGCTCCTTCTGCTATGTCACCGACCTTGTCGACGGGATCTGGCGCGCAGCGACCCTTCCCGGCTTGGCAGGCGAGGTGATCAATCTCGGCAATCCGCTCGAATACGCCGTCATCGACCTTGCCCGGCTGATCAAGGAGCTTGCTGCCTCTCCCTCGGCGATTGTCCACCTTCCGGCGCGCGAGGAGGAGATCGCGCGCCGGCGTCCGGATATCACCAAGGCCGGGCGGCTCCTCGGCTGGACGCCACGCGTCGGGATTGAGGACGGGTTGCGGCAGACGATCGAGTGGTTTCGGCTTGAGCTTGGCCTTCTGGCTTCGCGTGACCGGGTCGTTGAGCCGGCGTGA
- a CDS encoding glycosyltransferase family 4 protein translates to MKVGLSGEFINRPWTGTGQYSVRLAEWLARSGVLLTVLGRGSSGALAKLAWEYVGVLRAARAAGVQLLHVPYLGPPLRSPFPLVVTVHDLIMLALPEHRGPLPYRVYTHLALAGARRADLILADSETTRRDLERFGGIPASRVEVVPLGHDERLAAPASPRELAAYRSAARLPERFVLYLGGFDARKNVPLLLRAAARAGEWPLVIAGEPPPPRPPLYPDVRAEAAPLGDRLRWLGRVAEEEKRLLYQAATVFCYPSRYEGFGLPVLEAMAAGTPVICADATSVAEVAGDACELVPPDDEEALASALARLMADEQRRAELRARGRERARLFTWERTARATARAYSRVLDR, encoded by the coding sequence ATGAAGGTCGGGCTGAGCGGCGAGTTTATCAACCGCCCTTGGACGGGGACCGGCCAATATTCGGTTCGTCTCGCCGAGTGGCTGGCGCGCAGCGGAGTGCTGCTCACTGTTCTGGGACGGGGAAGCAGCGGCGCGCTCGCGAAACTGGCGTGGGAATATGTCGGCGTGCTGCGGGCCGCGCGCGCGGCCGGCGTTCAACTGCTGCATGTGCCGTATCTCGGTCCGCCTTTGCGGTCGCCGTTTCCCTTGGTGGTGACTGTCCACGATCTGATTATGCTGGCGCTGCCGGAGCATCGCGGCCCGCTCCCCTACCGGGTCTATACGCATCTTGCGTTGGCGGGTGCGCGCCGCGCGGACCTCATCCTCGCGGACTCGGAAACGACGCGGCGCGATCTCGAACGGTTCGGGGGCATCCCCGCTAGCCGGGTTGAGGTTGTTCCCCTCGGGCACGACGAGCGCCTTGCCGCTCCTGCTTCGCCGCGCGAACTCGCTGCCTACCGGTCTGCCGCGCGGCTGCCGGAGCGATTTGTGCTCTATCTCGGCGGGTTCGACGCACGAAAGAATGTGCCGCTGCTCCTTCGCGCGGCTGCGCGGGCAGGGGAGTGGCCGCTCGTGATCGCGGGAGAGCCGCCGCCGCCTCGGCCGCCCCTTTATCCCGACGTGCGGGCGGAGGCGGCTCCCCTCGGCGACCGTCTCCGCTGGCTTGGCCGGGTCGCGGAAGAAGAGAAGCGGCTGCTCTATCAGGCGGCAACGGTGTTCTGCTATCCGAGCCGCTACGAGGGGTTCGGCTTGCCTGTGCTTGAGGCGATGGCCGCCGGGACGCCGGTGATCTGCGCCGACGCGACGAGCGTCGCCGAAGTTGCCGGCGATGCCTGCGAACTCGTTCCGCCTGACGATGAGGAAGCGCTTGCGAGCGCTCTTGCCCGGTTGATGGCAGACGAGCAGCGGCGCGCGGAGCTGCGAGCGCGCGGCCGCGAGCGGGCGCGGCTGTTCACGTGGGAGCGCACCGCGCGGGCGACAGCGCGGGCGTACTCCCGTGTCCTCGAC
- a CDS encoding RibD family protein produces MIEHVRAALDRAPEQYRTTGRPFVTLTYAQSVDGSITTRRGERLQLSNERSARFTHQLRALHDAILVGVGTVVDDDPQLTVRLVPGRDPQVVVVDSQLRVPISANIFRNERRPWLATTAAADARRVIELEEAGAQTFRLPATDNGWVNLRALLEQLGALGVRTLMVEGGSRIITSFLLANLVDQVIITVAPVLVGGLRAVEALIPFDGPAPLRLRNVAVEVCDDDVLIRGDLGSLPR; encoded by the coding sequence GTGATTGAACACGTCCGCGCTGCCCTCGATCGCGCCCCAGAGCAGTACCGCACGACGGGCCGGCCCTTCGTCACGCTCACCTACGCCCAAAGCGTCGACGGCAGCATCACGACGCGGCGGGGCGAGCGGCTGCAGCTGAGCAACGAGCGCTCCGCGCGCTTCACCCACCAGCTGCGGGCGCTGCACGACGCGATCCTGGTCGGGGTCGGCACTGTCGTTGATGATGACCCGCAGCTGACGGTCCGGCTTGTGCCCGGCCGCGATCCTCAGGTGGTCGTCGTCGATAGCCAACTGCGCGTCCCTATCTCCGCCAATATCTTCCGGAACGAGCGGCGGCCGTGGCTTGCCACGACCGCCGCTGCCGATGCCCGCCGAGTGATCGAGCTGGAGGAAGCGGGCGCGCAAACGTTTCGCCTGCCGGCCACTGACAACGGCTGGGTCAATCTCCGGGCGCTCCTCGAGCAGCTTGGCGCCTTGGGCGTGCGAACGCTCATGGTCGAAGGCGGCAGCCGCATCATCACCAGCTTTCTCCTCGCCAATCTCGTCGATCAGGTAATCATCACGGTGGCGCCAGTGCTTGTCGGGGGATTGCGCGCAGTCGAGGCGCTCATTCCTTTCGACGGTCCCGCGCCGCTCCGCCTGCGCAATGTCGCGGTGGAGGTCTGCGACGACGACGTGCTGATCCGCGGCGACCTCGGATCGCTCCCGCGATGA
- a CDS encoding O-antigen ligase family protein, giving the protein MLRAAPGFRALDHPPLFRTARQRDRAAAAALLGGAALWIALPFPLAGAGGLLFVLGAMLRLDWALLAVVVACPFYLPVDANPVPAKPVGSYRFSPAEVALVACVIAWAATSALRPARILERWREMGGALFPATLFVVAGVLSALAAVNRHEALRELRVVIVEPVLFGVMIMTSLDRRAVERLVIAGVALGVAVAAYAFYHYLAIGIVEATGGVRRVLAVYHSPNQLALLLDRLAPMAVALAVPRAGEPLRHWARRGVPALVAAGAMAGALVLTFSRGAWLAVAAATLALLAFRSWRLAVPAALGAVAGAVVVASVMAPGRLLSEHTSLQRPLLWGAAWRMALDHPLLGVGPDNFLSAYRDRGYMPAEGWREPNISHPHNLLLDAWLRTGVLGLAALTLALFGFWRGAARVLRFRAAPGWSSALALAGGMLAALLHGMIDNGYFLPDLAFLFWLAVGGMAVLAREQAAQEGRCGS; this is encoded by the coding sequence ATGCTGCGTGCCGCTCCCGGCTTCCGCGCGCTTGACCATCCGCCCCTCTTTCGGACAGCGCGCCAGCGTGATCGCGCGGCGGCGGCCGCGCTCCTCGGCGGGGCTGCGCTCTGGATCGCGCTCCCCTTTCCGCTTGCCGGCGCAGGAGGGCTCCTCTTCGTGCTCGGGGCGATGCTTCGCCTCGATTGGGCGCTGCTTGCCGTCGTCGTCGCCTGCCCGTTTTACCTGCCGGTCGACGCGAACCCGGTTCCGGCCAAGCCGGTCGGCAGCTATCGCTTCAGCCCGGCGGAGGTCGCGCTGGTCGCTTGTGTCATCGCGTGGGCCGCGACAAGTGCCCTCCGTCCGGCGCGCATTCTCGAGCGGTGGCGAGAGATGGGCGGAGCGCTTTTTCCTGCCACGCTCTTTGTGGTCGCCGGGGTGCTCTCCGCTCTTGCGGCCGTGAACCGCCACGAGGCGCTTCGGGAACTCCGCGTGGTCATCGTGGAGCCCGTGCTGTTCGGAGTGATGATCATGACCAGCCTCGACCGGCGTGCCGTCGAGCGGCTGGTCATTGCCGGCGTTGCGCTTGGGGTCGCCGTCGCGGCGTATGCGTTCTACCACTACCTTGCCATCGGCATCGTTGAGGCGACGGGCGGCGTCCGCCGGGTCCTCGCTGTCTACCATTCTCCGAACCAGCTGGCGCTCCTCCTCGACCGGCTTGCGCCGATGGCGGTTGCTCTCGCCGTGCCGCGAGCCGGCGAACCGCTCCGCCATTGGGCGCGGCGCGGCGTGCCGGCGCTCGTTGCGGCGGGGGCAATGGCGGGGGCGCTCGTCCTCACCTTCTCGCGCGGCGCATGGTTGGCGGTCGCTGCGGCGACGCTCGCGCTTCTCGCCTTCCGCAGCTGGCGGCTCGCTGTGCCGGCCGCGCTTGGTGCGGTCGCGGGCGCTGTCGTGGTCGCGAGCGTCATGGCGCCCGGGCGGCTGCTCTCTGAACACACGTCGCTCCAGCGCCCGCTCCTCTGGGGAGCAGCATGGCGCATGGCGCTCGACCATCCGCTGCTTGGCGTCGGGCCCGACAATTTCCTCTCCGCCTATCGCGACCGCGGCTACATGCCGGCTGAGGGATGGCGCGAGCCGAACATCTCTCATCCGCACAATCTGCTCCTCGATGCTTGGTTGCGCACCGGCGTGCTGGGGCTAGCCGCCCTGACGCTAGCGCTCTTCGGCTTCTGGCGCGGCGCAGCACGGGTGTTACGATTCCGCGCGGCTCCGGGATGGTCGAGCGCGTTGGCGCTGGCCGGCGGCATGCTTGCGGCGCTCCTGCATGGCATGATTGACAACGGCTACTTTCTGCCGGATCTCGCGTTTCTGTTCTGGCTCGCCGTTGGGGGAATGGCTGTCCTCGCGCGGGAACAGGCAGCTCAGGAGGGTCGATGCGGATCGTGA